ATAGATCGCGAAATCGCCGGTCTTGACTGCGGTTTCGATGTGCGCCGGTTGTAACAGCTGAATTCCGATCACGATCAGCAGCCCGGCCAGCGCGGCGCTGGGGATCTGTTCGATCAGGCCCGCGAAGGGCAGCGCGAACAGCAGGATCCAGAACCCGTGCAGAATCGTCGAGGCGCTGGTTTTGGCCCCGGCCTTGATATTTGCCGAGCTGCGCACGATGACCCCGGCGATCGGCAGGCCGCCGACGGCGCCCGAGACGATGTTGGAGGCACCCTGTCCGATCAGCTCTCGGTCGAGGTTGGTGCGCGGCCCGGTGTGCATCCGGTCGGTGGCGACCGCCGTCAACAGGCTCTGCACGCTCGTGATCAGCGTGACAGTGATGATGCCGACCACCACGGCCCCCCAGTTGCCGTGCGGTATCGACGGCAACTGCAACGCGTCGATCACGGAGCCTTCCAACGTGATACGTGAAACGGTGAACGGAAACACCACCGAGATCACCGTCACGACCACGATGGCGACCAGTGGGCCCGGAACGGCGGCCAACTTGGCCGGAGCCCACCGCCACGCGACCATGATCGCTATCACCAGCAGGCCGAGGAAGAGTCCGGGCCGGTGCGCGCCGAGGATCTGGGCAGGCAGTTCCACCACGTTGACCCAGGCCGAGCTGTGCGACTCCCCGCCCAACAGCACATGCGTCTGCTGCAGCGCGATGGTGATCCCGATGCCGGCCAGCATCGCATGCACCACCACCGGCGAAATCGCAAGCGCCGCACGGGCAACGCGGCTGAGCCCCAACAGAACCTGCATGAGGCCCGCGACAGCGGTGATGAAGCACGTTATACCCCAGCCGAATTCGGCTATCAGATCGGCAACGATCACCGTCAGTCCGGCGGCCGGACCACTCACCTGCAGTGGCGACCCGCCCAGTGCCCCGCCGACGATGCCGCCGACGATCGCGGCGATCAGACCGGCGAGCACCGGCGCGTCGGAAGCGATCGCGATGCCCAGCGACAAGGGCAGTGCCACCAGGAAAACCACCAGCGACGCCGGCAGGTCGTGTTGCATGACGGCCCGCAGCCGATCTGTTCGCGAGGCGCCCCCG
This genomic stretch from Mycobacterium paragordonae harbors:
- a CDS encoding SulP family inorganic anion transporter, translated to MQHDLPASLVVFLVALPLSLGIAIASDAPVLAGLIAAIVGGIVGGALGGSPLQVSGPAAGLTVIVADLIAEFGWGITCFITAVAGLMQVLLGLSRVARAALAISPVVVHAMLAGIGITIALQQTHVLLGGESHSSAWVNVVELPAQILGAHRPGLFLGLLVIAIMVAWRWAPAKLAAVPGPLVAIVVVTVISVVFPFTVSRITLEGSVIDALQLPSIPHGNWGAVVVGIITVTLITSVQSLLTAVATDRMHTGPRTNLDRELIGQGASNIVSGAVGGLPIAGVIVRSSANIKAGAKTSASTILHGFWILLFALPFAGLIEQIPSAALAGLLIVIGIQLLQPAHIETAVKTGDFAIYLVTIVAVVFLNLLHGVLIGLALAIAMTGWRVIRAKVEAVPDGDQWRVTIEGACTFLSLPRLTRVLAAVPPGSTVTLHIAVTYLDHAAHQSITDWQQQHESTGGTLHIDGLLERGHPPRTPSVSLVGRSASEEAA